From the genome of Glycine soja cultivar W05 chromosome 14, ASM419377v2, whole genome shotgun sequence:
aatatattttgtcaaatgggccaaagaaaaaataacaaaatactcCTATTTGGTCAAACTGAGAgatattaaaagtttaaaactaTGTTACTGTTATTAGTGTAGTTTAAGCATCAAAATGCTCTTAAAATCTATTGAATTCTTTACTATGATCAGAAACCCTGGATGGATCAATAGCAAACTGAACCACAGATGTGAGATCATCCCAATTCTCATTAGCAAATTCCACATTATTATTCTGATGATGATTCCAAAAACTTGGAGCCTGAGCTACATTGCCTAATTGACCTAGAAATAAGTGGTTACGTTCAACGTCAACATGTCCATTAATaattggtttcctttcattttgtagAATGAGTTGTGGTGATGATGAGTTTGTGAAAGTCAAGTATGGCTTGCAGTTGTCAGATTCTAAGCTGCATGTTTTGGAACTTGAAGAGTTTGTGGGGTGATTTGGCTCAGTGATTGGTGCTGCCGAGTCTTTCAAATTTGGTGTGTACTTCTTGTAAGTTGGGACTCGTTTGAATATTCGGCATAGCGTCCACACTTCCTGCGAACCCCATAAATAAAAAgacattcaaaaaaattaagacaCATAAAAACTTGCAAACAAAAGAGACAGAATACTAGAGTTGACTAGGTCGATATCACATTAACTGAGTGccacaaaatgaaataaatgcaATTTATGTAACGCTAAGAAGAGAGCCACACAAAATTTTCGAGGTGTATACAATTAATTGCGAGATTTCTTTTTACGTAAACCATCGTTAAGTAAATTAATAGCACAATTTTTGGTACtactacttttattttttcgtATGGTTGAGTGGGAAACCAACAATGCAAATTACTAATTTGATATGTAGTACTTCTACAAATAACTAATTTGATATGTAGTTCACTAGTTCATAATAAAGGTTTTTACCctgtcaaaaaataaataaagggttTTACACGATcattaatttttctataaaaagtttttttgataattacatttttttattaatttaagttaattatatggTTTAATGATAGTGTACTACTAACttcattgttttctcttttctttaattACTATTAAATCCCATTCGTTCAATTCAAAAGAGCTTGACGAGCCAATGACCTAAGAAACGTGTCACAAACACAAATTAGACTAGACTGAACATATTGAAAGCAAccaatatagagagagagagagagaggaaccAACATGTatgttatgaattttaatatgttaattgtatttatttaattctataaattaaagtttagggattttagtttaattaaaactccattataatatattataaaacaagATATTCCaagcatatattttaattttttttagctaaTAGGCAAATAGTATAAACTTAACTTGTTGTGCAAGAAAGTGCAACACCCGTATCCTGACATATAGGCAGTGGAGCCAAAATTTATGGGTTTTTCATGCATTGTACATGCCAAGTGTGCTAGAAGTTTGAGACCCAagattatatataaacattttttaataacaaaatattaagtGTATATAGTAACTACCTTAATTTTAAGTTTAGGTCTACAAATCATAAGGAAGGCTAATTAACTACTAGGAAGTATAGATACAATTCGGGATATGCATAAAATACATATGATAAcacatacataacaaaatttgaaaattacagAAAACGTTGAAGCTATAATATAGTATGtaaattaatataaagttaatataaaataatgtttaaatcaccagaaaaaaatcatgttttaaaaatgaatacaaAGCATtatgaacataataaaatataatagaaaaaatcaTCTAATTGTTGTGATGAGtatacacaagtttgaaaaaattataaaaaatacaatattacaattaaaaaatttatacaatattCGACATGGTTACGTATACAGCTACGGCACAACACAATTCTTATTTGAAAGTGTCATGTCCTTCTTTGCTAAATTATTTCAGCCTAGAAGAGTTTATgtgattatttaataaataaattggttCATGTGTCTTTATCTATATACATTTCTCCCTTTTGGGGTCTAATAAACGTGCTTCTGACTttagaatataatttataagtacAATTGTTTGTTTGTGGTCTTCTTGAGTATGAACAAGATTCTAACCCCGAATCTCAGAAACTGTTGTGGTCGTTTGACTATGTTATCTCAGATTTGTCTTTACATGCGGTTCTAGATGGTTTATTTcccattatatattttatacttcTTTTAAATACAtgcaacataaaaaagaaatttaaaacacTGTCTTCttagattataaaaaatatatagtgtaTGCACTTATGTACAGATTTTTTATACTGTatgattcaattataaattgttattaatttttataataactatttagTATTGTAAAAGTTATTTATTAGTTATGATTTCTGATTcgttaattatgtaaaattttgtaGGCTAACATCCATAGATATTAAGGAAACAAAGAGTAACATTTGTATAATTGACTTACAGCTTCTTGAACATCATTGGCATCATTAGCTTGTGGATTATTGCTAGTTTTTCCATTGGGTGGGAGGCGAAACTCGTGCATCATCCAATCAGTTTTGGTACCTTTACCAGCACTTCCACGATAGTAGACCAATGATTTCTTTAGACCAATGCATTCTTGGGGTTCTCTAACACAGTATATAGGCTTGTCAATCCCTGTGGCTTTCCAAAATCCAGAACCTGTCACTCTATTAGGCCTTATGCTGTTCCTGTATTTTCTCCCTCTTATGCAAAAGAAGTACCATTCCTTCTCCCCAACTGAACTCACTTCTTcatgcattaattaattagttatcaGCATACAAAAAAAAGGACTTGAGATTATAAATCATGAATTAATCCATACAATAAATGTATAAAATCAAAATGGGGTGGCTAGCTAGTTGCACACCTAACTAGCTAGCCTAGAATCGAAAGCCAGCTACATGTACATATCATGCCTATATACACCAAATCTgtcttctttttcaatttatattttatccaaTAACATATTATTGAAGCCTGAGTTTCTACATCTTCACATGAAAACTTCGCAAATTAAGTTTAtccatataattaataattaagatgtgctaattaagtttatatatatatatatatatgctttctTTGGTTAAGCTTAATTAATTATCCTAGCTTGTTTcattcaatttatatatatcaaaCACTCTAGTCCttaattattgaattatatatatcaaGAATCATAACCAAACTCATGAAATTTATCTGCTGCAGCAGAAACAAAAGGATTCACTTTCAGTAACTAATACTATATATTAAAGAGGAAGCTGATCTTACTTGGAAGATCCCATGGATCATATTTGTAGATGTCAATCTGTTTGATGAGTTCAATTCTCAGAGGCTTCTTCTCCACCTTTCGTCTCAGATAAAACCCCACAAGTTCTTCATCTGTTGGATGGAATCTAAACCCAGGAAGcacaacttcttcttctttcttgtcatcatcatcatcagagTTATGTAACTTGGCCACATCCATTATTAGTCTGTGTGCAACACTTGAAAACTTGGGAACCTTCATATAAcgtgtaaattattattttcctcCTTTCCacgtatttatattaatttttgtcacCTCATTGTGTAAATTGAAAGTTTTTGACCTGATGATACATATCAATTTATTTAGGTGCCTCCAAAAGACAAAGGTTAATTAATCGAGAAAGGTGAAATGCCAATGACAAGAATTTTGAATCGATGTTAGCTTTGAGGGCAACAACGGAGTAAAGTCTACAAGAGTGGGCGCAACTTTGACTATTACATACATATATGGATCGGAATGGAACAGATATTTGCAATTAAGAAGGGAAAAGTCGGAATGGAACAGATATTTGCAATTAAGAAGGGAAAAAGTCAAAAGAGATTTCAAaggcataatttatttttagagaaTTTTCCAAAAGCtaactttaacaaaaaaaattaatcagaaTTACTTTGTAGttctaaatattttcaaaattattaacttttttcaaataggtttaaatatatttttcgttcttataatttaatttttttatttttatctttataattttttttcgttttaattcttataagatgtatttgttttgtttctcattTTTAAAGAGCTTTAAACAATACTAAtaacaatgacaaaaaaaaatattatgtaaaatACTTTAAggacaatttattttataagaacattttatataaaaaaaatgtcattgttGCAAATGTATTTAAACCTTCCAAATATTGACTTCTACCTTTCTAAAAGACATTTTGCCATAGTTGCATATTTGTCCTGAACCAATTAATTCTAATATGAAGTATTCTGCTTTTTATACATACGATAACAAGAAATTAGAAATACAAGCATGAATTTTCTTCGTCCCTTCTCGCTTTAAGTATTTGCTTTGATCCTCAATAATTCATACGTGACAATATGAGGTGACTCAAAACTTTTATCTGGAGTGACTCCTGGGTGATGTCACTTTTAAGTTTAGGTCTTTATCATAAAGCAACAGGTTTTGTCTATTTTTAGATTCTCATTAATGATAAGGACTAGTGACAACAATAAGAAGCAAAAACCCAAATCACGAGCCTTCAGATTAACAATCTATCTTCAATTAAGTTTCTGCAATTCATTGAGACGAGACTTAAGAGCCACTCTTATCTAATTCTCCAACATTTGAATTGATTAACTGAGAATTGAGAACACATATTAGATCTGTTTGTTCTCCTTTTTATCTTCTTTGGTACAATAACAATAGAAAAGTTTTTAACCTATTCGCTAAACTCCTTTACCACTAGGCTTCAATTTAGTGGCTTATgctcttattttttatgttatgcaTGTTAGGAAGGAAATTGTGGTGTTACATAGTAATCAAGAAATCTATACGGCAAGAATTGTTGTCTATTTTATGTAATAATGCATCATATCATACGCAGGCAAACATCTTTGTGCTACTTGAAGCAGAGTTTAAGTCATTACTACAAATCAAGGTCGTGATGCTTTCTTTGATATAAACTCATCAGATTGAGTGTTGAATTTCTCAATCAATTCCATCACATTGATTTTTCCAAGAGCTGGTTGTGTCACGTACACTATCTTTACCGGAgaaacattttcattttcattttcaagtaGTATAAATTTGTAGCCCATAGCTTTGTCTTCCTCCTTGAACTTCCAGAAGAGTTTACTCTTGGCTTTGGACTCCAGTCTttcttggttcatcatcatgaatgAATGCTAGAAGAGCAGAAAGCGCACTTAATCtaagaacaaagaaaaaatgttacACAAACATCACTTAAGTTTCTAATGTTGTACTTATTAATAGAGCCAAAGTGTACTAGAATAATGATTGCTTCCGTTCTTGTAATTGGCACATTCTAGGATCTAACAAGCTCAAGACACCTTGTGGAAGATGCATATTTCGAGAAAACACAATGATTAAAATCTTTGATTCTCCAATGGCATTGGATAGAGCAGTGGAAGAGGATCCCCTATCCTCAGGTCCCTATCATCAAGGAAAATGTTTCATCTATGACGTTTTCCTCAGTTTCAGAcgccaattttaaaattttgaaattaatgttactaatttgaaaattcttaaatgaaaaagaaataaggaagaccaaataaaattcttttatgaCAAATGGATtggtttatttaaattattattatttaacaaaactctaatgatatttttttcttaaattgtttcatatatgattttgttaacactatagcaaaataataaaaattatgtatttatatatcaatggtaaaaaaatttaccaatTCAATATATGTCAgaggtagaaaaaaaaatactaatttaatatttgtataatttagtTTTCAAAAGTTCAAAGTTACTCCCCTATTAGTCCTAAGTTATTCActtttttgtcatttcattaaatttaggattaaattaaaaaaaaatacatttagaaattaaaaagagagtGACTTTAGACTTTCGTGGACTAAATTGTAGAAAGACACATATCTAGTAACAAGTTAAATCAGAACACGTGAACTACAACAAATGAGCATGGAAGGAGGATATTTTTGGCTGTAATCTTGTTATGGATCAGGGAATATGgtcaaaattgttattttataatttaatgcatAGAGCATTTAAATAGGCCTTTGCCATTTAATGTTATGTGAAATCTTATATATTTGTACTGGGTGCCACAACTTATGATAACTCTCAcggatttaataaatattttgttgttaaagaaaaaacaacttCTCACTTTCACAAGCCAAATTACGAGTTTGATTTTAAtgacaaatatttatttcatatagtaaatttataataaatatttttttcctaaagatTAGGGGTGttcatgaataattaatttgaattgagTATGAGTGTATGACTAAATTCGTGACTTGAACTTGTCAAAATAGTTTAGATTGGATTaaattttaaccttttttttccaTCATTTAGATTGGATCGATGAAGAAGGGTTGAGGCTGGGAAAGATGAGAAAGAGACGTCAAGGGTGTTAGATGAtggttcttttttctttttatcttttactagTGGCACCCTTACTTCTAATACTTGCATCTCTTTTTTGTTGTGGTTTAAATTTTTGAACTAAAATAAAGATTGGAGTAATTTTTAGTTGTCATTATAttaaatcatttcaaaatttaaaggtTAATAAAATACTAGCATTTTTggtagaaattaaaagaaatgattaaaatgagacactttagaaatttaaaggatcaaagtgaatgtttcaaaatttaatgtattaGAATGAAATAACTGTAAAATATATAATGGGtcaaaaatgatattaaacTCATAATATATAATTCATTAAGTTTGTATGGGAAAAAACTTGTATTataaaattgtgtaaaattagttgtatgtttgatgttattataataataattaatgttattatcatttaatagtcaattttaattttttgagtaACAATAATCATTTAATACGTGTATGAATTAATCTACGTCCTATTACGTTGcaagattaatatatatttatcctattaataattctaatttaatttccCTCGCTGGGAccacttcaaaattcaaattcgaCTCTCAGGGACGGAGGCACCTCACTGCGCCagacacttctctctctctctctctctcgattCTCAACTGAATTCCAAGTTAAGGTTTCTGAATTCCCTGATATGCTGAGGAGCGTGTTAGGGTTCATGATCCGTTTCTTCTTCCGATCCTTCACCAAAGCGATGGGCTGCTTCTTCGCGTGCTTCAGGATCAGAGACAATCGCCGCACAAACACATCGCAATTGATTACCTCCTCCACTCAATCCACCGTAACATTTCGCATTTCGCATTTGTCTTTGCTGTTTTCAcgaattactttatttttttaatagtaattagAATTTTCGCTGTGTGGAAAGCCAGGGTGTTGTGGTATCTCGAAATCGCTCGTCTTCTTTATTATCTGAAggtacttttcttttttttttccttcattttctttcttttcgcttttacgttttcttttttatttttcccgcTAATTTTGTGATATAACCTTTTTAGAAGAGAGAGATGATTCTGCGAGGATTGATGGTGTTGGGTTTGAGGGAGATTTCCAGGGGCTTAAGGATGAGGTATTTTCATATTGTTATTGATATTGGTATTGCACTATTACTGCAgctgaaatgatttttttaatggtttttCTCAGGTGTTtggttgttttaatttttgtatttttttgtttgaactaGTTAGGGCATCGAGTAAAATAATGTTCAATTTTTATCTTGTGAATTCGCATTAAGCTGGGCAAAATGGAATCTGCAAACTGACATAGTATAGGTTTCTTAGTTGTTCTTGGACAGTTgtgaatttgtaaattttacgaACCTTCATGAATCtagtataaagaaaaaatatggaaaGCAATAGAGTGATTTCATAAACCTTTTCTGTTAAACATACTGGAAACAATTGAATAATGACAACAATTAAGACCATTAGTTagcttttttcaattttggctTGTGAAAAGTCAGTCATGTCATCTATCACTCTTTCTATGATCTGCTGTGTCCTCATGTTATACCTGTTTTGTATCCAATGCCTAGAGGATTATACGTGCACCATGGTAtatatcaaatttcaaatactttCAAGTTACTCTtagaatttgtttatttttttttcttcttgcattTTTTATGGGTTGTATTCATTTTGTTATTGTCAATTGAATTTTGATGATCTCACTATATAAACTCTTTCTACAGGCTAAGTTTCTTAAAGCTTGTGGGACCTTAGCAGGAACACCTGCTGAAATTCGTAAAGCATCTGAGAAGTTGAAATCACTTGCTCCTGATAAAGATTCAGACCCTTCAAGATTTCATTCTTGGCTTCCTAACACGTCTGTGGAGAAACTGCAGCTGGATGTCCAACCATTTGATCCACCAACTCCCATAAATCTTTGCCAAAAATTGGGAAATAGCATGGATTCATTTGAGCACACACCAAGCAGGTTattcatgactttttttttttctgttaatgCTGATATTGAATGATGATGAATTTGAACAAGTTATATTTTAGTCAATTTGCATGGTAGGTGAATCTTCAATTATTACTCTCAATTTTTATAGTAAGCTTTAGATACATTCCTAATAGTTAGAGCTCCTGGTATAGCAACTGCATTTTAACTATAATATAGAATCAGACAATTcgttttgcttttaaaaaaaagtgcattcattctgcttttaaaaaaaaagtgcccTTCAAATGGTTCCtgcatcctttctttcatattttGGATTTTAGATAATTACTTAATTGTATGATTGTTGGTTGGAACTTAGAATTGTccattgataattatattggAGGGAGGACTAGAACCTGATCAGATGttaatttcatttcttttgcAGCCGTATCTCCAAAGCACAAGATACTGAAGATGACTCTGTTGACTATATGGAAAAAAATTGGTCAGGGAACCTTCATACGGCGGATAGGTCTGAAAGGAATGCAGCTTTGGTTTCACCTTTGCTAGCCACATATACTCAGAGAAAGAACAAGTCTGTTCGTTTTGAAAGTGAAACTGACTTGGCAACCTATGGAAGCTCATCAGATGATTGGCATATGAAGGAAAACAAGTCACCAAATAGCCAAAGTGCATATAAACCATCTCCTTATCCTACCCCGTTGAAGTTATTTGACGAGATGCAAACACCAGGAACTGTGTACCCTGCATCATTAGAAGAGTTACGTACGGGTAAGGCTCAAGTTCGGTCCCAGTTTGTCTATCCAACTAACAAACCAGGTGATAATGTCTTCTGGTGCAAAATACTCGAGGAGAGAGATTTTAACCTtgaagaagattcaagtgacctgagtgatttggttgagaaagCTCAAAATGAAACTCCTACCCCAGAAAAAGGGTCCAAgaaattttcaaaagaaaatgacgATGAGGTCAAATCAAATTTGTCTGCTAGAATAAGTCCTGTGTCAACCATCAAGGAGCATTCGCCTATGCCATTTAAGTGGTGGTATGACAATGGCATCCCGAATTCAACAACTAAGTACAAGGAGGTATGGCTTgtaatcattatcattatttgtTATAAGGTTTCTAAATCTATATACAGCATCTGATTAGTGCTCATTGTCCCTAGGACCAGAAAGTAAAATGGCATGCAACCCCATTTGAAGAGAGGCTGGATAAGGCACTGTCTGAGAATTTTATATCTCAAAGGTATCTCTAGTTAATAATTGATTGTAATCTGTTTACCTGATAAGAAGGATTAACGgagcaaaaagaagaaaaaaatctttaacCTTGTAGAATTTCTGTTAACCATGACAAGTGACAATTTCAGTTGGTGCATGTTATGCTTGCCATATATATAATGTGCTGGATGTTAGTAATGGTTGATTTTTGTTGACACTAGAAATTTCACTTGAGTTTAGCACATTTGAAGGATAAAAAATCATTCCAAATGGTTGAAGAATACCCATTTGTTCGGCATGTCTAGTGTTAACTCATTGCCAAGTGTACCAATTTATCCAGGTAGTATTTTAAAATGGTAAGATCGAGTATCGTTTCCACAGGAATTTTGTTTGTGCTCAAGCTAGCGCGTATTCAATTTGTGTGCAATCAATGAATAAATTGGAGAAAGGCTAagtaaatcatttttgtttgCAAAGTAGACGATGAAGGGCTCAAATATACAAAAGGATGTAAAAGGTGAAGGGATAAGGAATGGATATGAATCCATGGATGAGAATGAGCTCCTAATGATTGCCTTCCTCCTCTAGCTCAAGCTTTTGGGTTCTCTATCTTTTGAACGAGCTCTCTTTCTTCTCTCCGTTTTTCACATAAAAACCCTTCCTGAGTTTGAGATTTTGCGACGACGCGTTGAGTGCGAGTAAGTGGTTGGGCGCTAAGCGCGCCATCTACCCTAAGCGCGCCATGTGCGCTAAGCGCCCCTTTGCCTGACTGCAGGTTCTCTATGCTGCTTCTTCGCGCTGAACGGAAACCTTACCGCTAAGCGACAatagctcgctaagcgagcttaGCGCGTTGAGCGTGAACCATCAGACTTCAACTTTTCTCTCTATCCCTTGCTAATATATCTGCAAAATAAAAACCATCAAAACATATAAATTAGCAGTTTAAGGCACCTACTGCACAAAAACTTAGAGGATGCCGAAATTCCAATGATTCACACAAAAAAGAAGCAATAGAAATGGAAGAATATTACTAATTCTTGTATGTTTTAATTAGATAATCTACTTATGCACATCAGTTATCATCTAGTTGCATCTAATccattgtttttataaattatttgttttattttgttggagAATTTgctgtttttattttgaaatagctGTATTGTATTGTTTTATTTCTAAGTTGTTGATTCTTAATATATGAATGTATAAATGTccttataatttgatatttgatttACAGGAAGCTTGTTTGTGGGAAACCAGTGGAATTTGATGAGATTGAAGAAAGTGATACTACATTATCTCAGCTATAGTCGGAGACTCATTTGCTGCCTGTGGTGGCTTTTTGATATCTGTATATGTCCATCCCATCCCGTTGTAGTCACTTATATGGGAAGTAATTCAATATTCTGGAAACTAAGTACGAATAAACATCATTCAGCATGCTGGTTGCTTTGTATCAGCAGTTGATTATACAAATTTTGCAGTACCATAGAACTATATATATGCGTAAGAAGTGAGGAAAATTTTCATTCACAGGAGGAAAGTGATAGAACTGAATGGTTTTGGATAAGAACGGTAGGAAGCTTAGATCTGTACAGTCAGATTTCTTTcatgatttcttctcatgagaAGCTTCTGATCATTCTgtgaataaattgatatttgttAGTCGTGGATATAAAAAggtgacattatttttttttgtgaaaaagtgtctattttttaaaaaaattaagttgaaagACTTAAAAGAACAATTGGCCAATCTTTTGAGGGGTCTTTCTATGATGTTTCCCATTTTAATAAAGAGAAGATCATTATTCTTTCCTAGTGCATTTACAATTACAAGATttctttcacaaacaaataGTGGTGCTGCAAGAGATCTTTACCTAATTTCAGATtactttatattttgatttatatatatatatatatatatatatatatatatatatatatatatatgtgtgtgtgtgtgtgtgtgttaaaaattgattCAAGAGACACATCTGATTTTCTTTAATCAAAGACTTGGTTGAAGttctttatattatatataaaaaatgtttccCGTGAATGAGTTAATTCAGCGTACTAAACAATAGTGACCCaaataatatgaattatttcttgacatgtaaatttatataacCAAAAGAGATAGTGCTTGAGTTGGAGAGGATAAATTCAATTATTGTCCTAAAATAAGATCCAAGAACAAGAATTAAAAGCTGAAATGAAGACATTGCTATTATCAAACTGAATTTCTCTTCGTTCCCTATTTTGTCATCTGGGCACGTTCCACCTTTTCAATGGTTTTAAAAGTAGTAGCGCGTTTGTAAACAAAATGATAAAGTGTTTCGAATACATTTTGATCAATTTCCTGTCAATTTAGTAGTAGTCGATTACTACCACTTTTATTTAAGACCACATGTGAGTTATAAAGACTAACACGCAGGAAAACTTCCCAATAGATGAAAAGTATAGTTACGTGCGTATTCTGAATGCATGCATGCCCTATCAATTAAACATTGATCCCCCTCCTCTTTCTCATGTGGTGTCCCCACATCTCAACCATCAACCTCAGTTTTGTTTGTGTTGATGTAGACTTTGTTTGACTATTTCACATGTAGAGGCACTTTAACAAGTGTAACTAAGCACAATAAGTGGCTCTTCCAATTCACTCttcttgaaggatttttcaagaGAAACAAATTAACCATGGTAGTGAAGGTGTACGGACCTAGCTGTGCTTCCACAAAACGGGTGCTAGTTTGCTTGGAAGAGAAGGAAATCGAATTTGAGGTTATCCCTTTTAATATCTTTAAGGGGAAACAGAAGATGTTAGGGataattcaaaaaatagttACTAGTTTGTTAGTAGTTGATGGTGGTTAATTAGTTGAGTTAGTCTATATATAGACATATGGTTACGTGTAACAAATACACAATAGAATAAcataaatttccctccaatctTTCTCTCTCACGAGTTCATGTGTTTAGATTGATTTCTATGTTTCTTGTTTCTCCTATTTTTGCTCCAACAaattggtatcaagagcattgGTTTATGATCTAGGGATCATTCATTTCTTTCATCTGTTTTGTTTTGATTGTCGCTGTGTTCATGGGGCCAACTGGAGGAGCAAACTTTTCGGCGAACTTTCCAATGTTAGACGACAAGAACTGGGATCGATGGCGAGTTCAGATGAAGGCATTGTTGGGATCACAAGATGTAAACGACATTGTGGAACAAGGATTCCCTGATCTTGCTGAAAGGGCAACTGAAGAACAACGCGCCACGTTCAAGGACAACAAGAAGAAAGACTGTAGAGCTTTGGTTCTCTTACACCAGTGCATAGATGATGCACATTTTGAAAAGATCTCCAATGCAAAGAATGCGAAACACGCATGGACAATTCTTGAAACTTGTAACAAAGGAGGGGAGCAACTGAAAAAGGTCCGGCTACAAACTCTTCGCCGCCAATAAGAATTGATGCAAATGGAGTCAAATGAAAAGATAGCTCAGTTCTTTAATCGGATTATCTCTCATACCAATGCCATGAAGGCAT
Proteins encoded in this window:
- the LOC114384349 gene encoding transcription factor JUNGBRUNNEN 1-like isoform X1, whose translation is MKVPKFSSVAHRLIMDVAKLHNSDDDDDKKEEEVVLPGFRFHPTDEELVGFYLRRKVEKKPLRIELIKQIDIYKYDPWDLPKVSSVGEKEWYFFCIRGRKYRNSIRPNRVTGSGFWKATGIDKPIYCVREPQECIGLKKSLVYYRGSAGKGTKTDWMMHEFRLPPNGKTSNNPQANDANDVQEAEVWTLCRIFKRVPTYKKYTPNLKDSAAPITEPNHPTNSSSSKTCSLESDNCKPYLTFTNSSSPQLILQNERKPIINGHVDVERNHLFLGQLGNVAQAPSFWNHHQNNNVEFANENWDDLTSVVQFAIDPSRVSDHSKEFNRF
- the LOC114384349 gene encoding transcription factor JUNGBRUNNEN 1-like isoform X2, which encodes MKVPKFSSVAHRLIMDVAKLHNSDDDDDKKEEEVVLPGFRFHPTDEELVGFYLRRKVEKKPLRIELIKQIDIYKYDPWDLPMSSVGEKEWYFFCIRGRKYRNSIRPNRVTGSGFWKATGIDKPIYCVREPQECIGLKKSLVYYRGSAGKGTKTDWMMHEFRLPPNGKTSNNPQANDANDVQEAEVWTLCRIFKRVPTYKKYTPNLKDSAAPITEPNHPTNSSSSKTCSLESDNCKPYLTFTNSSSPQLILQNERKPIINGHVDVERNHLFLGQLGNVAQAPSFWNHHQNNNVEFANENWDDLTSVVQFAIDPSRVSDHSKEFNRF
- the LOC114383453 gene encoding protein JASON-like, producing MLRSVLGFMIRFFFRSFTKAMGCFFACFRIRDNRRTNTSQLITSSTQSTGVVVSRNRSSSLLSEEERDDSARIDGVGFEGDFQGLKDEAKFLKACGTLAGTPAEIRKASEKLKSLAPDKDSDPSRFHSWLPNTSVEKLQLDVQPFDPPTPINLCQKLGNSMDSFEHTPSSRISKAQDTEDDSVDYMEKNWSGNLHTADRSERNAALVSPLLATYTQRKNKSVRFESETDLATYGSSSDDWHMKENKSPNSQSAYKPSPYPTPLKLFDEMQTPGTVYPASLEELRTGKAQVRSQFVYPTNKPGDNVFWCKILEERDFNLEEDSSDLSDLVEKAQNETPTPEKGSKKFSKENDDEVKSNLSARISPVSTIKEHSPMPFKWWYDNGIPNSTTKYKEDQKVKWHATPFEERLDKALSENFISQRKLVCGKPVEFDEIEESDTTLSQL